One window of Pirellulales bacterium genomic DNA carries:
- a CDS encoding DHH family phosphoesterase: MSIDWRRFVELVQAHQRFILTSHLRPDCDALGSELGMAQVLAALGKEARIVNAQATPANLAFIDPQNRIQVLGRDVTLAELMDYDCLMVLDTSAWAQLGEMGDVIRATKAKKVILDHHISSDDLGAEVFRNTQAEATGRLVQEAARELGVQLTPEIARPLFAAIATDTGWLRFASTTGDTFRFAGALVDAGARPDAIYNTIYEQDTLARVQLRGRILARTQTELNGRLVFTSVTREDFEATGAAPADTEDVVNMTLVIAGTEVAVIFVEQQDGRVKVSFRSRAGLDCSRMAETFGGGGHKAAAGAMVPGPLATAEPRVLDAVRAAMR; this comes from the coding sequence ATGTCGATTGACTGGCGTCGATTTGTCGAACTGGTGCAGGCGCATCAGCGTTTCATCCTGACCAGCCACTTGCGTCCCGATTGCGACGCTTTGGGCAGCGAGCTGGGAATGGCGCAAGTGCTCGCCGCGCTCGGCAAAGAGGCGCGCATCGTCAACGCGCAGGCCACGCCCGCCAACCTGGCGTTTATCGATCCCCAGAATCGCATTCAGGTTCTGGGGCGCGACGTGACGCTCGCGGAGCTCATGGATTACGACTGCCTGATGGTGCTCGATACAAGCGCCTGGGCGCAGCTGGGCGAGATGGGGGACGTCATCCGCGCCACGAAGGCCAAGAAAGTCATCCTCGATCATCACATCAGCAGCGACGATCTCGGCGCCGAGGTGTTTCGCAACACGCAGGCCGAGGCGACCGGCCGCCTGGTGCAAGAGGCCGCCCGCGAGCTGGGCGTTCAACTGACCCCCGAGATCGCCAGGCCACTCTTCGCGGCGATCGCCACCGACACCGGCTGGCTGCGCTTTGCCTCGACCACGGGCGATACGTTCCGCTTCGCGGGGGCGCTCGTCGATGCCGGGGCCCGGCCCGACGCGATTTACAACACCATCTACGAGCAGGACACGCTGGCGCGCGTGCAACTGCGCGGGCGGATTTTGGCGCGCACACAGACCGAGCTCAACGGACGCCTGGTGTTTACGTCCGTGACGCGCGAAGACTTCGAGGCCACGGGCGCCGCGCCGGCCGATACCGAGGATGTCGTGAACATGACGCTCGTCATCGCCGGGACCGAGGTCGCGGTGATTTTCGTCGAGCAGCAGGATGGCCGCGTGAAAGTCAGCTTTCGTAGCCGCGCGGGGCTCGATTGCAGCCGGATGGCCGAGACCTTCGGCGGCGGCGGGCACAAAGCCGCGGCTGGCGCGATGGTGCCGGGACCGTTGGCCACGGCCGAGCCACGCGTGCTTGACGCCGTGCGCGCGGCGATGCGATAA
- a CDS encoding bifunctional riboflavin kinase/FAD synthetase encodes MKLFRDLATLPSELRSGAIAIGNFDGVHRGHARIVERLLAKARDVNGPAVVFTFDPHPVRLLRPAEAPPPLTWTDHKAELLASLGVDAIIAYPTDEALLALDAQQFFDQIVRGALDARAMVEGPNFYFGRNRSGTIDVLRQLTTAAAMQLEIVPPVVIDGEIVSSSRVRRLLSAGQVDAARDLLTAPYRLRGMVTHGAARGSKIGFPTANLAAVDTLLPGLGVYAGLAWHGGSSWPAAINVGPNPTFGEQALKLEVHLIDFAGTLYGQPLEVDFLGRLRDIHPFANVDELQAQLRRDVVQARQMATAYRS; translated from the coding sequence GTGAAGCTCTTTCGCGATCTGGCCACGCTTCCCTCCGAGTTGCGCTCGGGCGCGATCGCGATCGGCAATTTCGATGGCGTTCATCGCGGCCACGCGCGGATCGTGGAACGGCTGCTGGCCAAGGCGCGGGACGTAAACGGCCCGGCGGTGGTTTTCACATTCGATCCGCATCCGGTGCGGCTGTTGCGCCCAGCCGAAGCCCCGCCGCCGTTGACCTGGACCGATCACAAGGCGGAGCTATTAGCCAGCCTGGGCGTCGACGCCATTATTGCCTATCCCACCGACGAGGCCCTGCTGGCGCTCGATGCGCAGCAGTTTTTTGATCAGATCGTCCGCGGCGCGCTCGACGCGCGGGCCATGGTCGAGGGACCGAATTTTTATTTTGGTCGCAATCGCAGTGGCACGATCGACGTGTTACGGCAATTGACCACGGCCGCTGCGATGCAGCTGGAAATCGTTCCGCCGGTCGTCATCGACGGGGAAATCGTTTCCAGTTCGCGCGTGAGGCGCCTGCTGAGCGCCGGTCAGGTTGACGCGGCTCGCGACCTGCTGACGGCCCCTTATCGACTGCGCGGCATGGTCACCCACGGCGCCGCACGGGGTAGCAAGATTGGTTTCCCGACGGCCAACCTCGCCGCCGTCGACACGTTACTTCCCGGCTTGGGTGTCTACGCAGGGCTGGCATGGCACGGCGGAAGTTCCTGGCCGGCGGCGATCAACGTCGGCCCGAACCCGACCTTCGGCGAGCAAGCCCTCAAGCTCGAAGTACACCTGATCGACTTCGCAGGAACGCTTTACGGCCAGCCCCTGGAGGTTGACTTCCTGGGCCGGCTAAGGGACATTCATCCGTTTGCCAATGTCGACGAGTTGCAGGCACAGCTGCGCCGCGACGTCGTCCAGGCGCGACAAATGGCGACCGCGTATCGCAGTTGA
- a CDS encoding Cof-type HAD-IIB family hydrolase, producing the protein MSRYRLLAIDIDGTLVNSQDQLTDATREALARAVRAGIRVVLATGRRYSRALPLVEPLKLDVPLVTASGALIKDPLDHRTLYRAAFAPGVLEGSLQLVAAAGYEPVLYADTYGQGFDMYCRSIEGAKPELAEFFRMNPDCQRLCPTLVENPPEGIFSGFAMGTRSEMLALAAQLEARYPQDLYVHVLRSPRYVGYMCEIAPAGATKWSGIERLARDWQIADDEICAVGDDVNDIPMIRAAGLGVAMGNAQEEVKAAADRIAPCNNSDGLAQVVEWILE; encoded by the coding sequence ATGTCTCGTTACCGCTTGCTGGCCATTGATATCGACGGGACGCTGGTCAACAGCCAGGATCAACTGACCGACGCGACGCGCGAGGCACTCGCCCGCGCCGTGCGGGCCGGCATTCGTGTGGTGCTGGCCACGGGCCGGCGCTACAGCCGTGCGCTGCCGCTGGTCGAACCCTTGAAGCTCGACGTTCCGCTCGTCACGGCCTCGGGGGCGCTCATCAAGGACCCGCTCGATCATCGCACGCTCTATCGTGCCGCGTTCGCGCCGGGCGTGCTCGAAGGTTCGCTGCAACTCGTTGCCGCGGCCGGGTACGAGCCGGTGCTATACGCCGATACGTATGGGCAAGGCTTCGACATGTATTGCCGCAGCATCGAAGGCGCGAAGCCGGAGCTGGCCGAATTCTTTCGGATGAATCCTGATTGTCAGCGTTTGTGTCCGACGCTGGTCGAAAATCCGCCGGAAGGCATTTTTTCCGGTTTCGCCATGGGGACGCGGTCCGAGATGCTCGCGCTCGCCGCGCAGCTGGAAGCTCGCTATCCGCAAGATCTATACGTGCATGTGTTGCGCAGCCCGCGCTATGTCGGCTACATGTGCGAGATTGCTCCGGCCGGCGCGACGAAGTGGAGTGGCATCGAGCGGCTGGCCCGCGATTGGCAAATCGCGGATGACGAAATCTGCGCCGTCGGCGACGACGTCAACGACATTCCGATGATTCGCGCGGCCGGTCTGGGGGTCGCTATGGGAAACGCCCAGGAGGAAGTCAAAGCCGCGGCCGACCGCATTGCCCCTTGCAATAATAGCGACGGATTGGCCCAGGTTGTGGAGTGGATTCTGGAATGA
- a CDS encoding TIGR03960 family B12-binding radical SAM protein — protein sequence MVPDLWQAVVPVAFDSMLNERLKRSVEQLLPRVQRPAQYLGGELNSVRKRHDQVRGTLCLAFPDTYTIGMSHHGLQVLYTLMNAREDWSCERVFTPWGDMERELRAAPLPLYSLETFTPLSEFDVLGFTLQYELSYTNVLTMLDLGGIPLSGEARTLDDPLVIAGGPCAQNPEPLADFIDVFVIGDGEPSLPRLCDAWLDIREAMRADEGTRSGMAGRDQRERALLQLAARLPFAYVPRWYEAEYDDAGHLVATRPTHALVPQTIEPSVIDDFDGFPLPLAPIVPVVECVHDRIAIEIMRGCPWQCRFCQSTVIKRPLRVRRVETIVAAALAAYQNTGFSEISLLSLSSSDYPWFGELLERMHETFQPLGVKLALPSLRVNEQLRGVAALLSSDRRGLTLAPEVARDDMREQIRKKITNEDLYVGCREAFRHGWRHVKLYFMCGLPGERPVDLDGIVEMAETISRIGKEELGHYAKVTASVSNFVPKPHTPYQWNGMQSREYLRWARGYLMKKRRIRAVDIKCHPIEDSLVEGVLSRGDRRVGAAILLAWQRGARLDSWGEHFDAARWWQAFADAGIDVPTVLHHTEPLDARLPWDHINVRKGRTYLEKEQARSVLQLASMADAV from the coding sequence GTGGTCCCTGACTTATGGCAGGCGGTCGTTCCCGTCGCTTTCGATTCCATGCTCAACGAGCGGCTGAAGAGATCGGTCGAACAACTGCTGCCACGGGTGCAGCGGCCGGCGCAATATCTGGGCGGCGAGCTGAATTCGGTCCGCAAGCGCCACGACCAGGTGCGCGGCACGCTCTGTCTCGCCTTTCCCGATACGTACACCATCGGCATGAGCCATCACGGCCTGCAGGTGCTGTATACGCTGATGAACGCTCGCGAGGATTGGTCCTGCGAACGGGTCTTCACGCCCTGGGGCGACATGGAGCGCGAGCTGCGCGCCGCTCCCCTGCCCCTCTACAGCCTGGAGACTTTCACGCCGCTCTCGGAATTCGACGTCCTCGGCTTCACGCTGCAATACGAGCTGTCGTATACCAACGTGCTCACGATGCTCGACCTGGGGGGCATACCGCTTTCCGGCGAAGCCCGCACGCTCGACGATCCACTCGTGATCGCGGGCGGCCCCTGTGCGCAGAACCCGGAACCGCTCGCCGATTTCATCGATGTGTTCGTCATTGGCGATGGCGAGCCGAGCTTGCCGCGGCTGTGCGACGCCTGGCTCGACATCCGCGAAGCGATGAGGGCCGACGAGGGGACTCGATCCGGCATGGCCGGCCGCGATCAGCGGGAGCGCGCGCTATTGCAATTGGCCGCGCGGCTCCCGTTTGCGTACGTGCCGCGCTGGTACGAAGCCGAATATGATGATGCCGGTCACCTGGTCGCGACGCGCCCCACGCATGCGTTGGTGCCCCAGACGATCGAACCGTCGGTGATCGATGATTTCGATGGGTTTCCGCTGCCGTTGGCGCCGATCGTGCCGGTCGTGGAATGCGTTCACGACCGCATTGCGATCGAGATCATGCGCGGCTGCCCCTGGCAGTGTCGCTTCTGCCAGAGCACGGTAATCAAGCGGCCGCTACGCGTACGGCGCGTGGAAACGATCGTGGCCGCGGCGCTGGCCGCCTATCAAAACACGGGCTTCAGCGAGATTTCGCTCTTGTCGCTCTCTTCGAGCGACTACCCGTGGTTCGGCGAGTTGCTCGAGCGGATGCACGAGACGTTTCAGCCGCTGGGGGTGAAGCTGGCTTTGCCCAGTTTGCGCGTCAACGAGCAATTGCGCGGCGTGGCGGCCCTGTTGTCGAGCGATCGTCGTGGGCTGACTTTGGCGCCCGAGGTCGCCCGCGACGACATGCGCGAGCAGATTCGCAAGAAGATCACGAACGAGGATCTGTACGTCGGCTGCCGCGAGGCTTTTCGTCACGGCTGGCGGCACGTGAAGCTGTATTTCATGTGCGGATTGCCCGGCGAGCGCCCGGTCGACCTGGACGGCATTGTCGAAATGGCCGAGACGATCTCGCGCATCGGCAAGGAGGAACTTGGTCATTACGCGAAAGTCACGGCCAGCGTGTCGAACTTCGTTCCCAAGCCGCATACGCCTTACCAGTGGAATGGGATGCAGTCGCGCGAGTATTTGCGGTGGGCGCGCGGCTACCTGATGAAGAAGCGGCGCATCCGTGCCGTCGACATCAAGTGCCATCCGATCGAAGACTCGCTCGTCGAAGGGGTCTTGAGCCGGGGTGACCGGCGGGTCGGAGCCGCGATCTTGCTCGCCTGGCAGCGCGGAGCGCGGCTTGATAGTTGGGGCGAGCATTTCGACGCGGCCCGCTGGTGGCAGGCTTTTGCGGACGCCGGCATCGACGTTCCCACCGTGCTGCACCACACCGAGCCGCTCGATGCGCGATTGCCCTGGGATCACATCAACGTCCGCAAGGGACGGACGTATCTCGAAAAGGAGCAAGCGCGTTCCGTGTTGCAGCTGGCCTCGATGGCCGACGCGGTGTGA
- a CDS encoding protein-L-isoaspartate(D-aspartate) O-methyltransferase, producing MRTLPYQIASVVLLGLTFLGTRAVTAQTPGEFQQARERMVDEDIVAPGITNRGVIDSMRKTPRHEFVPSGERQNSYYDMALPIGAGQTISPPFIVAYMTEQLDPQPTDKVLEIGTGSGFQAAILSPLVDKVYSIEIVDTLGKRAAATLKRLKYTNVTTKIGDGYQGWPEHAPFDKIIVTCSPENVPKPLIEQLKEGGRMIVPLGQRYQQVLYMFRKENGELVSEALRPTLFVPMTGTAEDQRKVLPDPLHPSIINGSFEETNQAEDAPIGWHYLRFGELTGGAPEGKRALTFTNDVPGRGCQALQAFPVDGRKVDQLDVSAWVKVKDAEPGQNPDQLPMMAITFYDTKRAMVGQRGLGPWRGTANWKHEEGRVRVPSNAREAIVRIGLLGGVGEVSFDDVQIRGVLKGEKAK from the coding sequence ATGCGAACGTTGCCCTACCAGATCGCTAGCGTCGTGTTGCTGGGCCTTACTTTCCTTGGCACTCGCGCGGTCACCGCGCAAACGCCGGGCGAGTTCCAGCAAGCCCGCGAGCGCATGGTCGACGAAGACATCGTAGCGCCCGGAATCACCAACCGAGGCGTCATCGACTCGATGCGAAAAACGCCGCGGCACGAGTTCGTCCCGTCGGGCGAGCGGCAAAACTCGTATTACGACATGGCGCTGCCAATCGGGGCGGGACAGACGATCTCGCCTCCCTTTATCGTGGCCTACATGACCGAGCAGCTCGATCCGCAGCCAACCGACAAGGTGCTCGAGATCGGCACCGGCAGCGGCTTTCAGGCCGCCATTCTTTCGCCCCTGGTCGACAAGGTGTACTCGATCGAGATCGTCGACACCTTGGGCAAGCGCGCCGCGGCAACGCTCAAGCGCCTGAAATACACGAACGTCACGACCAAGATCGGCGACGGCTACCAGGGCTGGCCCGAACATGCGCCGTTCGACAAGATCATCGTCACCTGTTCGCCCGAGAATGTGCCGAAGCCCTTGATCGAGCAACTCAAGGAAGGGGGCCGTATGATCGTGCCGCTAGGGCAGCGCTACCAGCAGGTGCTGTACATGTTCCGCAAGGAGAACGGCGAGCTGGTTTCCGAAGCTTTGCGACCGACGCTCTTCGTCCCCATGACCGGCACGGCCGAAGACCAGCGCAAGGTACTGCCCGACCCGCTGCACCCGTCGATCATCAACGGCAGTTTCGAAGAAACGAACCAGGCGGAAGACGCGCCGATCGGCTGGCACTACTTGCGGTTCGGCGAATTAACCGGCGGCGCGCCCGAAGGAAAACGGGCACTGACCTTTACCAACGACGTGCCGGGACGCGGCTGCCAGGCGCTGCAGGCTTTTCCGGTCGACGGACGCAAGGTCGATCAGCTCGACGTTTCCGCCTGGGTGAAGGTCAAAGATGCCGAACCCGGCCAGAATCCCGATCAATTGCCGATGATGGCCATCACGTTTTACGACACGAAACGCGCGATGGTCGGGCAGCGCGGACTGGGGCCGTGGCGCGGTACCGCCAACTGGAAGCACGAGGAAGGGCGCGTCCGCGTGCCGAGTAACGCCCGCGAAGCCATCGTCCGCATCGGCCTCTTGGGCGGAGTGGGCGAAGTGTCGTTCGACGACGTGCAAATTCGCGGCGTGCTCAAGGGAGAGAAAGCGAAATAG
- a CDS encoding FtsW/RodA/SpoVE family cell cycle protein: MFDTRPTIRSLAVNQETWHHSWHDLFCTMLPRAWPQRLPWGLLLAAGALLLVGWCGIARSEELADGEGRLLRHQVLCSLLAGAAVWLAALPGYRVLRDYAYPLFGTTLVLLIAVYFFPASHGAQRWIRLGSIGFQPSEISKLVFVLALARYLMRAENYRHFRGLVAPLALTLVPVVLILREPDLGTALVFFPLLFAMLYAAGARKTHLAALALCGVAMLPVLWSQMSGEQRSRVTALFEQTGPEQAPSDDGYHLHQSKQMLALGGKRGSLWAGDFVLDRAVYQLPEDHTDFIFVVLVERLGWSGALAALLLEFGIVLAAMSIAARTREPFGRLTAIGIGTLFGVEAFINTAMTVGLLPVTGLSLPLLSYGGSGLLTHGVALGLLVNISLRPGFEVGTMPFRFVQRGAAR, from the coding sequence ATGTTCGATACACGTCCTACAATCCGCTCGCTCGCGGTGAATCAAGAAACGTGGCACCATTCCTGGCACGATCTCTTTTGCACGATGCTCCCTCGCGCCTGGCCACAACGATTGCCCTGGGGTTTGCTGCTGGCGGCCGGCGCGCTCTTGCTCGTCGGTTGGTGCGGAATTGCGCGCAGTGAAGAATTGGCCGATGGCGAAGGGCGCTTGCTGCGCCACCAGGTTTTATGCTCGTTGCTCGCGGGCGCGGCGGTGTGGCTGGCCGCGCTGCCTGGCTACCGTGTGTTGCGCGACTATGCCTATCCGCTTTTTGGCACGACGCTGGTGCTGTTGATCGCGGTCTATTTCTTTCCAGCCTCGCACGGGGCACAACGTTGGATTCGGCTGGGGTCGATCGGCTTTCAACCGTCGGAGATCTCGAAGCTGGTCTTCGTGTTAGCGCTCGCCCGCTACCTGATGCGCGCCGAGAATTACCGGCATTTTCGCGGCCTGGTTGCGCCGCTGGCCCTCACGCTGGTGCCGGTCGTTTTGATCCTTCGCGAGCCCGACCTGGGAACCGCCCTGGTCTTTTTTCCCCTATTGTTTGCGATGTTGTACGCCGCCGGAGCTCGCAAGACACACCTGGCTGCTCTTGCGTTATGCGGGGTAGCGATGCTGCCGGTCTTGTGGTCGCAGATGAGCGGCGAGCAGCGGTCGCGGGTCACCGCCTTGTTCGAACAGACCGGCCCCGAGCAAGCGCCCAGCGACGACGGCTATCATCTGCACCAGTCGAAGCAGATGCTCGCGCTCGGCGGAAAACGCGGCAGCCTGTGGGCGGGCGACTTTGTCCTTGATCGCGCCGTCTATCAATTGCCCGAAGATCACACGGACTTCATTTTCGTCGTGCTGGTCGAGCGCCTGGGCTGGAGTGGTGCGCTCGCGGCGCTGTTGTTGGAATTTGGCATCGTGCTGGCCGCGATGTCGATTGCCGCGCGCACCCGCGAACCATTCGGCCGATTGACTGCCATCGGCATTGGTACGCTCTTCGGCGTCGAGGCGTTTATCAACACGGCCATGACCGTCGGCCTTTTGCCGGTCACGGGATTGTCACTGCCGCTTTTGAGTTACGGCGGGTCGGGCTTGCTCACCCACGGCGTGGCGCTGGGGCTGCTCGTAAATATCTCGCTGCGTCCCGGCTTTGAAGTAGGGACGATGCCGTTCCGCTTCGTCCAACGCGGCGCGGCTCGTTAG
- a CDS encoding TIGR03000 domain-containing protein, whose protein sequence is MFFGNVKKLALGVVVAGVAWSMTAPEADAFWHHRRWGSSGGSWGSSGSYGGWYSSGGSSSSSGCWGGYYYGSWGSSGGSSSSSSGGWYSSGGSWGSSGGSSSSGGSSGGYGGYTTVRDVPAGTPVTPAPQTTPTEPPTLDQNAPMPATEAPQTGIGNGSAAVLSVHVPTDAKVYVNGMLTRSTGSDRRYVSNGLRPGYNYTYEVRAITERNGQPVEERKVVQLQAGQSADVNFPLQGQDNADERTATKPVIKTTLKLNVPADAKVFLSGNESKSTGASREFVTTKLGEGQSWDNYTVRVELERNGQKLSKVERITLNAGESRELTVDLDAAQVAQASTGSDIQ, encoded by the coding sequence ATGTTCTTCGGCAACGTAAAGAAATTGGCGCTGGGCGTGGTTGTCGCCGGCGTAGCCTGGTCGATGACTGCGCCGGAAGCTGACGCGTTCTGGCATCATCGTCGCTGGGGCTCGTCCGGTGGTTCGTGGGGCTCGTCGGGCAGCTACGGCGGCTGGTATTCCAGCGGTGGCTCGTCGAGCTCGTCGGGCTGCTGGGGCGGCTACTACTACGGTTCGTGGGGTTCGTCGGGTGGCTCGTCGTCGAGCTCGAGCGGCGGCTGGTATTCCAGCGGCGGCAGTTGGGGTTCGAGCGGCGGTAGCAGCAGCAGCGGCGGATCGAGCGGCGGATACGGTGGTTACACCACGGTTCGCGACGTGCCGGCTGGCACGCCCGTCACCCCGGCTCCGCAGACGACGCCGACGGAACCGCCGACCTTGGACCAGAATGCCCCGATGCCCGCCACCGAAGCTCCTCAGACGGGCATCGGCAACGGCAGTGCGGCCGTCCTGAGCGTACATGTCCCGACCGACGCCAAGGTCTACGTCAACGGCATGTTGACCCGTAGCACCGGCAGCGACCGTCGTTACGTGTCGAACGGCCTGCGTCCGGGCTATAACTACACCTACGAAGTGCGGGCCATCACCGAGCGCAACGGCCAGCCGGTCGAAGAGCGCAAGGTCGTCCAGTTGCAAGCTGGTCAATCGGCCGACGTGAACTTCCCGCTCCAAGGCCAGGACAACGCCGACGAGCGGACGGCCACCAAGCCGGTCATCAAGACCACGCTGAAGCTGAATGTTCCGGCCGACGCCAAGGTCTTCCTGTCGGGCAACGAGTCGAAGAGCACCGGCGCGAGCCGTGAGTTCGTCACCACGAAGCTCGGCGAGGGCCAGAGCTGGGACAACTACACCGTGCGTGTCGAGCTCGAGCGCAACGGCCAGAAGCTCTCGAAGGTCGAGCGGATCACGCTCAATGCCGGCGAGTCGCGTGAGCTGACCGTTGACCTCGACGCCGCCCAGGTTGCCCAGGCCTCGACGGGCTCGGACATCCAGTAG
- a CDS encoding HTTM domain-containing protein, whose protein sequence is MIRAVTNYLRDLAVWLVEGWNRFWFTPSDPATLSLIRMLAGGMLLYTHLVWSIGLEDFFLPDGWISAEAASISQLHPCTWSYFWWIQDSTTLWVVHIAALVAFAMLTIGLFSRVSAVVSFLAAVSYVNRVPGAQFGLDQINVMLVTYLMLGPCGARYSVDRWLADRERAEAPPVPPMVSANLAIRLIQLHMCVIYFFAGLSKLQGDHWWRGDAFWGAVANLEYQSWDLIWLANWPVLVALLTSITVYWELSFCVLVWVPKLRPLILALAVPLHMGIALGMGMITFGLVMLFGCLSFVSPSLVRKLIERDKSEQGRGGATKTAAPQPPARGQQQRRRPPAARASKLA, encoded by the coding sequence ATGATCCGGGCGGTAACGAATTATCTGCGCGATCTCGCGGTGTGGCTGGTCGAAGGGTGGAACCGCTTCTGGTTCACGCCCAGCGATCCGGCAACGCTGTCGTTGATTCGTATGCTGGCCGGCGGCATGCTGCTGTATACGCACCTGGTGTGGTCGATCGGGCTCGAGGATTTCTTTTTGCCCGACGGCTGGATCTCGGCCGAGGCGGCCAGCATTTCGCAGTTGCACCCGTGTACGTGGAGCTACTTCTGGTGGATCCAAGATTCAACCACGCTGTGGGTCGTCCACATCGCGGCACTCGTTGCTTTTGCGATGCTGACGATTGGGCTCTTCAGCCGCGTGTCCGCGGTCGTTTCGTTTCTGGCCGCCGTGTCGTACGTCAATCGCGTGCCGGGTGCTCAGTTCGGGCTTGATCAGATCAACGTGATGCTCGTGACCTACTTAATGCTCGGTCCATGCGGCGCGCGTTATTCGGTCGATCGCTGGCTGGCCGATCGCGAGAGGGCCGAAGCTCCGCCCGTGCCCCCCATGGTTTCGGCGAACCTGGCGATTCGATTGATCCAACTGCACATGTGCGTAATCTACTTTTTCGCCGGCCTCTCGAAACTGCAGGGCGATCACTGGTGGCGCGGCGACGCCTTCTGGGGCGCCGTGGCGAATCTGGAATACCAGTCCTGGGACCTGATCTGGCTGGCCAACTGGCCGGTCCTGGTGGCGCTGCTGACAAGCATCACGGTCTACTGGGAATTGTCGTTTTGCGTGCTGGTGTGGGTGCCCAAGCTGCGACCACTTATCCTGGCCTTGGCCGTTCCGCTACACATGGGAATCGCGCTGGGCATGGGCATGATTACTTTTGGTTTGGTCATGCTGTTCGGCTGCCTGTCGTTCGTTTCGCCGAGCCTGGTGCGGAAGCTGATCGAGCGCGACAAAAGTGAGCAGGGCAGGGGGGGAGCGACCAAAACCGCCGCGCCGCAGCCCCCGGCCCGAGGACAACAACAGCGGCGACGTCCGCCGGCAGCCCGCGCCTCGAAACTCGCCTGA
- a CDS encoding aspartate-semialdehyde dehydrogenase, whose product MFDVVAIVGATGAVGRIIRELLEERNFPLERIKFLASKRSAGAKIMFRGQEHTVEELTPDSFVGVDLAIGSTPDETARDFAPWAVERGTVVVDESGYWRMDPKVPLVIPEVNPADAFKHRGIIASPNCSTTQLVVALKPLHDAAKVRRVVVSTYQATSGAGVAGQRDLENGTRKKLNNETHANETFAHDIAFNLIPQIGSQKHAGYTSEEMKMVYETRKILGDESIQVCPTCVRVPVSNCHSESILVETERPLSVEEARELFAAAPGIVVVDDLPAKQYPMPLTCDGRDEVFIGRIRQDISGSGGIAFWCVSDNLRKGAATNAVQIAELLANARTAQGAAQAAR is encoded by the coding sequence GTGTTCGATGTCGTAGCAATTGTCGGCGCCACGGGAGCCGTGGGCAGGATCATTCGCGAGCTGCTGGAGGAGCGGAATTTCCCGCTCGAGCGGATCAAGTTTCTCGCCTCGAAGCGATCGGCCGGTGCGAAGATCATGTTCCGCGGCCAGGAACACACGGTCGAAGAGCTGACGCCCGATTCGTTTGTCGGCGTCGATCTGGCCATCGGCAGCACGCCGGACGAGACGGCCCGCGATTTCGCTCCCTGGGCGGTCGAGCGCGGCACGGTCGTGGTCGACGAAAGCGGTTACTGGCGCATGGATCCCAAGGTGCCGCTGGTAATTCCTGAAGTGAATCCGGCCGACGCCTTCAAGCACCGGGGAATCATCGCCAGCCCCAATTGCTCGACCACGCAGTTGGTCGTGGCGCTCAAGCCGTTGCACGACGCAGCCAAGGTGCGCCGCGTGGTCGTCAGCACCTACCAGGCGACGAGCGGGGCGGGGGTGGCCGGGCAGCGTGACCTCGAAAATGGCACTCGCAAGAAGTTGAACAACGAGACGCACGCGAACGAGACATTCGCGCACGATATCGCCTTCAACCTGATTCCGCAGATCGGCTCGCAAAAGCACGCGGGCTACACCTCGGAAGAGATGAAGATGGTGTACGAGACGCGGAAGATCCTCGGCGACGAATCGATTCAGGTCTGTCCGACCTGCGTTCGCGTGCCGGTCAGCAACTGCCACAGCGAAAGCATTCTGGTCGAAACCGAGCGACCGCTAAGCGTCGAGGAAGCGCGCGAGCTGTTTGCCGCGGCGCCGGGGATCGTCGTCGTCGACGACTTGCCCGCCAAGCAATATCCGATGCCGCTGACATGCGATGGCCGTGACGAGGTGTTCATCGGCCGCATCCGTCAGGATATCAGCGGCAGCGGCGGCATCGCTTTCTGGTGCGTCAGCGACAACCTGCGCAAAGGCGCGGCCACGAACGCCGTGCAAATTGCCGAGCTCTTGGCCAACGCGCGCACAGCACAAGGTGCGGCCCAGGCGGCAAGGTAG